The genome window CAGCCTAGAACAACAGGCCTAGTGCCGCTATATTTTTGCAAAAAGGCCTGTCTGTTACGTTCAGACAGGCATTTTTTTTATCGGTAGAGACCGGCGGACCGGTCTTTATCGAAATGGCAATTCCAACAACAGGATAATGGCGTCGTTAGACAGCGCTTCAAACTCTAGCTGATCCGGCTGGTTGTAGCGTAAGGACAGGCTATCTTTTGCGTGAAGGAGTCGATTCGCTACTTCGAAGGCACCCTGTAGAACGAACACAAACATACCGGTATCGACCAATTCTGCCGCTGGAGCGATCGGATACGTACCTTCCTGACGACCAGTATAGCGGCCAATAAATCCCTTTACTGTCGGGTGATCGCTATGGTCAAGATTGGTTGACCCAAAAATTGGTAAGAGTGTATTAATCGTCGTCAGGTCGAACGGAATTTGGTCAATCGTGAGCTGAAGATCGTCAGATGGGTTCGTTAACCACAGTTGTAAAAAATTAATCTGTTCCTGCTCGTATGGATTACTGACGGAATAAGTCGTTCCGGTGGGTACTGCCAAAACACCGAGTTGCCCAGGTTCCAGAAAGTCAATGCTCCCGTCAACGGTATATTCTAGCCCACCCATCACCGGAAACAGTACGACCGTTGTTGGTTGTTCTACTCGCATGGTAAGGCTGGCCCCAACGCGAAGTGTGTCATCGTTCAACAGGTGCAACGGGCCAAATGGCTCCCGATCCTCGGCCGTATACGGCCCGAAATTGAAGGTGTGATAGCTCCGAAAGAAGGGCGTTTCGGAGCAACCACGCTGATCGGCCAGATAGATTTGCGCTTGCGTTTGAGTGTCCATCATAGGATTAACTGACGAGGTGTGGCTGGAATGACCAAATATTGAGATAGGGCTGTAAAGCGACGAGGTCGGTGCTGACTTCATGACCGGATCGGATGGCTTCCCGCTGATCACCGTACGCAATCAACAGGTTATTGTCGATCGTATCCAACCAGGTTAGCGGATCACTGTAGAAATAAATAGCGATCTTATGCGCTGCTTTCTGCTGAACATGCGACGCCAGGATCTCAAACTTAAATTGGGTAAACGGCAGGCACTGATTACCGAACGCATTGACTACATCCGGCATAACCTGATTCAACTGTTTTAGGTAGCCCATCGCTACGCGGCTGGTCAGGTAATGTAGTTGCTCGGCCCTAGGTACATTAATCAGCAGATCCTGAAAGGTCTGGTATCGATTCGCCTGATCGTACTGTTGGGCCTGTATAAAGAACTCCTGGTGCGTTTCGTCAAAGACGGCTTTGTCCCAGCTTTTCTGCGATGATGCGTCGATAATTTTACAATAGCTTAACCGAACCAGCCCTTTCACCATGAGTACGTTTAATCTGCATTTGCGGAATAGCCCGATGAACGATCTACACGAGTTCACCGAGCTACTTTCCTGATCGAGATAGACAAGTCAATTAAGCACTAACGACAATCGTATGCGTCAGGGTATAACCCGCCGAAATACTCCCGGCAACAGTAGCCAGTTCCGTCGTGAATCCGTCTGAAAATACGTTATCACTTTCGTTTTTAGTATCCTGTGATCCCTTGGTATAGCCGTACGACTGAGCGGTAGTATAAACGGTGTTCGAGATGTCGTACGGGAAGGCAATCTGCGTGACCAGCAGTGATTTTCCGGTCGAGCTGTAAACGTGAACGTGAATATGGGGAGCACGACCCGAATACCAGCCAGGGAAAATCGAGGTGAACGACACCAAACCATTCGCATCGGTTGTCTGTCGACCACGTAGAAAATCGACCGTAGTAAAGTTGACGCTTTGCATGCCCGTACCGCCGTACTCAGAGTAATAACCATCTTTGTCGCAATGCCAGATGTCGACCAAGGCACCCGACAGCGCGGCACAGCTACTGTTCGAGTTCTTGATGGTGATGTTGATGGTGAAGGCTACACCGGTCCGGTCATCGCGAATATCTTTGCGGACGAAGTTAGCTGGCACTTTGGTTGGAAATGGGCCTTCGGTTTCTGAGGGCGTAACGGAGCAGTTGCTGGAGGAACTTCCGTTCGTTGAGCCAGTCGATGTGCTCGTGCCGGTGGTCGTGGTTGTACTGGGCGTGACATCCGTTGATGAGCAGGCATTAATGGCGGGCAAAACAGTGGCTATGCCCAATAAACTCCCGAAGCCTCGTTTCAAAAACTCTTTACGTTCCATGTCAATCAGTCGATAGGTTGATTTATATACTCTAGTACGCTGATAGTGAGCAGAACGTTGTATTGATAAACGACTTTGAGGTAAACAGGCTGATTGTGTCGGTTAATGCAGGCTTTTCCTGTTTCGCTAAGAAACGGTGACGTGATTATGGCAACCTAGGTCCCAAATTGCCGGAAAAAGTCAGCTTCATAACTCGCCCCAATCGGAATTTCGTGGCCCGCCAGTAAAATGGTTTTGTTGCGGACAGCTTCAATGCGATTCATGGGAACGATAAATGAGCGATGAACGCGACTAAAGCGTTCGGGTGAGGCCGCCGTTTCGGGAAGTTGTTGCAGGATCGCCTTCATCGTCATGCGACAGACAACGGGCTTTTCCTGCTGCCGGTGGATTTTAAGATAATCGTCCAATCCCTCAATGAACAGAATGTCGGACAACGGAATCTGATACAGCCGGTAGTCGGCCCGAACGTATAAATAAGCCGGTTTACCCCGTTCAGTCTGCTGCTGCCTGAATTGATAGGCGTCACGTGCTTTGTTAACCGCCTGCTCGAATCGGTCGAATGTAAACGGCTTAAGCAGATAGTCTGCTGCGTTGAGCGTAAACCCTTCTACGGCATATTCAGAGTAAGCCGTCGTAAAAATAACCAGCGTGGGCTGCGGTAATAACTTATGAAAATCAAGCCCCGACAAGGCGGGCATATTGATGTCGAGAAAAATCAGATCAACGGCGTTGGTAGCCAGAAAATCCAAGGCTTCGTTAGCCCTGAAGAACGTTTTTTGCAGCTCGATGAAATCAACGCGCCCGCAAAAATTGCTAAGGATCCGGAGAGCTGGTGGTTCATCATCGACGGCAATGGCTCGAATCATGTCAGCGTGAGGTATAAATCGACCGTGAAGTCAGCAGGCTGGTCGTTGATCTGTAACTGGTGCTGCTTCGGATATACTAACTGCAAGCGGGCCTGGGTGTTTGCCAGGCCAATACCGCTGGTGGTAACGGTGTCCTGCGAAATACGGACTTTCTTATTGAAAACGTGGCAGTGCAGTTCATTCGCCTGAACCGACAAGCTGATTTGAATGTGCGAATCGTCGCTGGGATTTACGCCGTACTTGAACGCATTTTCGATGAACGAAATCAGAATCAGCGGAGCAATCTGATGACCGTTGGGTTGACCGCTGATCGAAAAATCGATTTGAACTGTTTCGTCCAGCCGTATTTTTTGCAGGGCAACGTAATGGCTGATGTACTCCAGTTCTTTAGCCAGTGGCACCTGCTTGACGGCAGCGTCCTGAATCACGTAGCGCATCAAGGAAGAAAGGCGGGTAATGGCTTCGGCGGTCCGATCCGACTGTTCGAGGGCCAACGAATAGATACTGTTCAGCGTATTGAACAGAAAATGCGGATTAATTTGAGCTTTCAAATACGATAATTCAGTATTTAGTTTTTCGCGTTCCGTTTCCCGCCATCGGTTGTTAACGCGAATAGCCAGCGACAGCAAAAAGCCGATCAGAAAAAGGAAAAATGTCTGACTAATTTCGGGCGGCAAGCCCGGTTGTTGTGATTGTCTTGGTTGAGGAAAGCCGTTCGGTGGCATCGGCGGACGACCACCTGGATTGAAAGGAGGCTGGTATCCTAGTTGATCGGGCGGTGGGGGAGGGAGCTGCTCCTGCCTTTGTGGTTTTAAAGACAATCCCCGGCGATTGATGCTGGTTAGCGTCTGTTCGATGATCAGGAAACAACCCAGAACGGTTAAACTGTATACTATATAATTTCTCGCAAAAAAGAACTGCGGGATCAGCACGTAGAAATTCGTGTAGAAAAAGGCTATTGTTAGCAGGTAGGACAGGAGATTGCGCTGCTCGTGCGGATTGTAGGCCAATTCAGCTACTTTCGAAAGACCGTCGTCGTCAATAATGTAAGGCAAAGCCAGGAAGGTCAGGCAACCGAACAGGTGAATGGCAATAAGGGATACCTTCTTATTCATACGGGTAGGCGAATAAGGAAAGTTACTGAACCTGATCATTACTTGAGAAGAATCGCGGTAGAGATGCCGAATCTGCCGGTAAACGGCACAGCTTACAAAAGCAGAAGCGTTCTGCTACTACGAACAGAACGCTTCTTTATGAATTGCAACCGTACGGGTAGCTGCCTAGACAACAACAGCTTCGGCAAGAACCAGTACTTTATTTTGTAATACCTCAACGACACCACCATCAACGGTGAATGTCTGCTGGCCGGACGCTGTTTGCACAACAATCGGCCCGCGATCCAGGGTGCTCACTAACGGGGCGTGATCGTTCAGAACCTGAAACTGACCTTCGCTGCCCGGAAATGTAACGGCACTAGCCTCACCGGAAAAGACCTTACGGTCGGGAGTGATAATGTCTACTGTCATACGATAGGTATGATATAGGATGTATGCTATAGGATTGGCTGACTAACCTTCCTCCTATAGCCTATGCCTACATCGTTTATAAAACTCCTTTTACTAAGTTAAGTAAGCTACTGATCTGGGTCTTTGCCGCCGGTT of Spirosoma agri contains these proteins:
- a CDS encoding pirin family protein, whose amino-acid sequence is MMDTQTQAQIYLADQRGCSETPFFRSYHTFNFGPYTAEDREPFGPLHLLNDDTLRVGASLTMRVEQPTTVVLFPVMGGLEYTVDGSIDFLEPGQLGVLAVPTGTTYSVSNPYEQEQINFLQLWLTNPSDDLQLTIDQIPFDLTTINTLLPIFGSTNLDHSDHPTVKGFIGRYTGRQEGTYPIAPAAELVDTGMFVFVLQGAFEVANRLLHAKDSLSLRYNQPDQLEFEALSNDAIILLLELPFR
- a CDS encoding dioxygenase family protein; this translates as MERKEFLKRGFGSLLGIATVLPAINACSSTDVTPSTTTTTGTSTSTGSTNGSSSSNCSVTPSETEGPFPTKVPANFVRKDIRDDRTGVAFTINITIKNSNSSCAALSGALVDIWHCDKDGYYSEYGGTGMQSVNFTTVDFLRGRQTTDANGLVSFTSIFPGWYSGRAPHIHVHVYSSTGKSLLVTQIAFPYDISNTVYTTAQSYGYTKGSQDTKNESDNVFSDGFTTELATVAGSISAGYTLTHTIVVSA
- a CDS encoding LytR/AlgR family response regulator transcription factor yields the protein MIRAIAVDDEPPALRILSNFCGRVDFIELQKTFFRANEALDFLATNAVDLIFLDINMPALSGLDFHKLLPQPTLVIFTTAYSEYAVEGFTLNAADYLLKPFTFDRFEQAVNKARDAYQFRQQQTERGKPAYLYVRADYRLYQIPLSDILFIEGLDDYLKIHRQQEKPVVCRMTMKAILQQLPETAASPERFSRVHRSFIVPMNRIEAVRNKTILLAGHEIPIGASYEADFFRQFGT
- a CDS encoding sensor histidine kinase is translated as MNKKVSLIAIHLFGCLTFLALPYIIDDDGLSKVAELAYNPHEQRNLLSYLLTIAFFYTNFYVLIPQFFFARNYIVYSLTVLGCFLIIEQTLTSINRRGLSLKPQRQEQLPPPPPDQLGYQPPFNPGGRPPMPPNGFPQPRQSQQPGLPPEISQTFFLFLIGFLLSLAIRVNNRWRETEREKLNTELSYLKAQINPHFLFNTLNSIYSLALEQSDRTAEAITRLSSLMRYVIQDAAVKQVPLAKELEYISHYVALQKIRLDETVQIDFSISGQPNGHQIAPLILISFIENAFKYGVNPSDDSHIQISLSVQANELHCHVFNKKVRISQDTVTTSGIGLANTQARLQLVYPKQHQLQINDQPADFTVDLYLTLT
- the atpC gene encoding ATP synthase F1 subunit epsilon codes for the protein MTVDIITPDRKVFSGEASAVTFPGSEGQFQVLNDHAPLVSTLDRGPIVVQTASGQQTFTVDGGVVEVLQNKVLVLAEAVVV